GTAATTGTTCCTGTGACTGGAGTTTAAAGGTAGCTTTAAGCAAGCTGAGTGGGATCTGCTAATAAGGTAACCATGGCGTAGGTACTTTTATAGTCCATATTACTGTTTGTAGTGTCCTAGCTAGGGTGGCAGTTGTACCTGAATTAGTGTAGACATTCTTTATATGCAGGATTATGTAGTCAGAATTAGACTGATTTCATGCAAGGAATGTAGGCTTCAGACATGTGATCTGTGTATGatgagttggtttttttttgcctcaatTCTGGAATAGCCTGCAATACTCAGCCATCTTAGAGTTGTGGCTCTTTTGTGTTCCCTTTTGCAGGAAGGTCCTCCTGTCTATGTGTGCCCACTCTTCCTTAGGAGATGTCCAATGTTTCCAGTTACGCCCTTCGAATGGCCCGGCTGAGTGCTCAGATATTCGGAGAAGTTGTCAGGCCTACTGACTCAAAATCTATGAAAGTAGTAAAGTTATTCAGTGAGCAGCCTCTGGCCAAGAGAAAGGAGGTCTATGACTGGTATCCTCCTCACAACACCTACTACGCCCTCATGAAGAAACTCCGTTACTTTGGCCTCTACAGGTAATCTCTGTGCTTATAagggtgggagcagggctggaggtgaGAAAGGGGTGGGTGCAAGTTCTGTAACAGCGGGTTTCTtcctcaaggaaaagagaaacatagAAAAAGTTTTAGTTCAAAATATATATGGAAATATGCACTTGATTGATGCACTGAGGGCAAGGAGAGTTAAATACGTGAGTACTGGCTACGTAACTTTCACCGTAAGTAGAACCTTTGGTGAGAAAGACTTCAGGTGTAGGTATGAGCAACCAGTGATATATGAAATAGTTCTTGCTTTGGCAttgtggggaagggaagaaagcttTCTCATAGACAAGAAATGGGTCTGTAGTTCAGAATATGACACATAAATGACCTGCAAAGAGGTGGTGTTACCTTAATGCAGAAATTGCACTAAGACAGTCTTACCATATATTCCTCAATCATTCAACAGCTAATAAGTGAAATTTAGAAGAGAAGGGAAGTCTGTGTTAGGCTGGAGGGGCTTTttagcctttaaaataaattaagttCAGTTACActcaaatgtgttttaaatagcCTTGTTAATTCCAGCTTCATCCAAACCAGTTGTCTAATTTCTAAATGAATTTCCACAGTCTCAAGTAGAGAAAAACTGCACTGCTAAAAAACATCAGCATGAGTCAAATGCACTTCTTTGACTTCAGTCAGGTAACCCTAAAGAAATCCCTTAAAAATGAGGCTACTAACCTTGTAAAGTCAAAACAGATTAATTCCTATTGATAGTGTCACTAGCCATCAGGGATTGCATCCAGGATGCTCTTGGTTTAGGTGGGCATGCAAACACTTTCTAGAGTAGCTGTTGACACACAAAGCGTCAAGGACATGCTAATTTTCTTaactcttctccctcctctcctaATCTAGGAGAGGTTCCTTCTAGATCTAGAGAAGTTCCTTCTCTAGCTGTTTTGTTTACAGAGAGCTTGTAGAGGATCTGGTTTGCTGGTCAGAAATATGTAATGAAGAGTTACAGACTAATAGGGCCTGATGCTAACTCTcaagctttttgtttcctttttagaagagttgtgtttaaaaatagcagcacAGCAGTCTTAGGCCACTAAGATGCAGTTGTGACTTGTGAAAAATACCTTCCcactgaaaaatacagggaCAGAGATTAAATAGTTCAGTAGAACATTATTGAGGATTCATTATCTCCCCCAGCCCCTTTATCCTCCTTCCTATTTTATTCTCCTATTAAGATTGTACCAGTAGCTGATGCTTTCTTCATAACTCATTCTTGAAGTCACCTGAGAGCAGTGTCATGTATTGTAATTACTGCTCAGCATGCCCGTTTTCTTAGAAGCTAATGACCCGAACGTAGTAGCTAGCACAGAAACACAATGTGCTATTACTAGACTGCTGAGCTAGATGAAAAGGGAGAAGTTCTCATTCTTGGCTCTtgctgatttttatatttactgCTCATTTAAAGACAGTGGATCAACAAATGcaatggaaataataatatatGCATACACCATTTGTTGCTAAAAAAGGGCAACCTTGTTAGTTGTGAAAGTACCAGAAGACATCTTTTATGTTATTCAGTGCAAAATTACTGCTAGCAGTAACACTGAGTACATTGCAGGGAATTTCAGTATGGACTTCACTGTTAAAAAAGCTTTGAGTTTTTGTTTTTCGCTATCATACTGTTCAAAGAACCTTTCACATCTGGGTATGTCAAGAAATAGAGTAAACTTCTGTTGCTTTCCTCCCCTATCTAGGGATGAGCATCAGGACTTTAAGGAGGAGATGAGGAGATTGAAAAAGCTCCGTGGGAAGGAAAAACcaaagaagggagaaggaaagagagctCTCAAGAAGAAATAATGCCACTGGGACAATACAGTGAATTACTCTGTAAATGCTGGAGAACAGAGGGCTTGGCATAAGAGCCGCATGTGGGACAAGAGAAACAAACTGTGAAATACTGGAGTCCACCTCAGGAGTACACTTGGGTCTTTGGATTTATAGGTTTTGAATTTCTGTAGTTTAAATATACTGTATATGGTAACATGTTGGTTTGTCAGAGCCCTCTCTTACTCaagtattaaaaacaataataaaaagataagTGCTCAGTGTTTTTCTTGCCAACACCTGTagctatttcagtttttctggatctggaaaatttgcttttcattgtcTGTTTTACTTTCTTGGATTAAtatcaacactgttttgcaTGTGGCcacaaaaaaataaggtttCCTGCTTCTATTTCTGCTCGTCATCTTGCTTTTTATAATGAGTTTCACTTCAGGTTGCTTTAGTGTTCattgttttagggttttttttaaattgctggtGGTGGTaggggagaagctgctgccGGAGCATTCACACACTATTAAAGACACCACCTGAGAGTTAAACCTGCTAGAACTGGAGTCCCTTTCAGTGAGCTGGTGGATGCTGCCCCTTTTGACTCTtagctcacacacacactctcactCTAAGgtgcccttcctcctcctctccttaAGGCTGGGCCTcaggtttcctgcagcagagTCTTGGACATTTGgttctaggaaaaaataatctaatgaTTGAATGGTACAGCAATAGGGACAGCTTGAGCTGGGTGCTTCTGGAGAGGGACCCCTACAAAGAAATCCTTGGACAATTATACCCTTATGACTTATGTACCCGCACCTCATGCACTCTTCACATGTCTTTTTAGTCCAATGGTGATTTTTGGTCTGGGGTCTTCTAACGTCTCACTGGATGTTTGTCTCCACATAGGCAGGCTCTTACCTGTTCTCACCTTTTTGAGTTGCAGTTTCTGGCCATGGTTGCAGCCTCCTTATAttctggtttgtgcttcttGTGCTCATTGGCGGAGCACAGGACGCTAAAAATGCCCTAGACCTTGGAGAAatgttacttagcaacaactaagcCATCACTATCTTATCAACATTCTTCCCATATTAAAGACaagacacagcactgtaccagctactagaaaaATCACTAGGAAACTTCCAGCTAAAAACATACCTAGGTGAAAGTTCACAGCTTACAGCCTAAGGCTTCAGCAAATCCAGCTACTCAGCCTGAGTAAGTAAAGCTGAGCAAGTAAACCTAAGCAAACAGCATGCTAAGCCACGCAGTGTTATGACTCTGACTAATTCTATTTAAAACTTACCTAAGCTATACAATTAATACCTCTCAATGGTTAGAATCTCTTGTTCTGCGTTTTGCAGTGGACAATACTTCATGGTCCATTGCCTGCCCACAGCACTCTTCCTTGTATCCTGAATATTTAGATAATGCAACAGAAGAGGTTGAAATACAAAGGCTCAACCTGTTTTCCAGTTTGAGACCCCCCCTACTAATTATGATACAATATTTAAGTTGACTGCAATAAAAGGATTTTGAATTTGATTGCTTGGAGGACATGTATGAAATACAAGGTAATGAACAGTTTTACTGGTATTCAGTACATGGGTTTATCACTAGGGTCTTTCACTGTGGCTATTATCAATGACTGCAAGCATCTACCTCTCTTACCTGTCAGTCCCTGCAAGggaatagaaaatacagaatgcagctgtgctgctctgcctggccaCGTGTGCGTCTTGCCTGTGTGTAACCTGAAACAGCATCTTTTAATTTCCAGACCACGTAAGCTTAGAGGAACATCCTTGAGGTAGTAAAGGAGagctattaaaaatgtagaGTGACTGCAGCAGACACTATATGCACAGTTAGCTTGGGGTATGCTTGATTTTCCATAGAGAGGCATTCTGAACTAGGGAGCAATACTAACCTGGCATTTCTAAACTAAAATTGTtcaaatgtaaatgtatttgaagGGATCTGTCTgatcactgaaatcagtggatcTGCATAAATTTGTAACATCTCAACCACTGTATTTCACTGAGATTATTAACTGAAGAGGTGCTGATTACATTAAAGGTGTTTCTGGTGGGCTTTGTAGTTCTTTTTCAGTATCCTTACGAAGTGTTACCTGGTTTTCTAAGCTCTAAAAGAAGCTAAATTTAGGGGATGTGCAGTGTTGTGCGTGAAGAACCTGTGTTCTTATCACAATCCACAAAAGGCCATGGAAGTTAGTAAAATATGTATCTACTCTATACTGTAGTGGTAAGTTTCTTACTTAAAACCCTTTTAGTAACTTACAACACTTGCTCAACTCTGATGTGCCTATGCCATTTTAGTTTTCTACATGTTGTCTATGGGCTATGTCCTGTCTGGTACTGAAGTGTACAGAGTTTGTGATGGTCCTTCTGAGAAGTACTTGGTTCCTGGGACACATGCATGCAGCTGTGAGGATGCAGTCTAGTTCCCCTGAATTCCTCCTCAGGAAGAAGAGCGCCATGGAGCCATGTACTATGTGGGAGAAAGAACTGCCCAAGTAGGAAGGTCACTGCTGCCTGACGCTTTGTTTCTGGCTATGGCTGTGAGGGGTGAAACTGCTCAGCTGCTTGCTTTGGTGGAGGAAAAGACCAGGTCTGAACCTCTTCAGCAGAATTACTGTGGCAGCTTTGGACAGCTGGTGATTGTACTTAAAACAGCTTTGTCGGCAAGAACTTGATGTCTTCTAAAATTAAACCAAAGATCAATGAAGATGTCTTCCCTGCAATTGAAGTAGAAAAATCaacagcatctttctttttttctgttcctgtgaaACATTTAAAGCTTTGACAGTATAAACAtgcaagagagagaaagtgTGCATGCATCAAAAAGCGAATTATGGTCCTGCTCTAGTAAATTAAGTATGCATAGCTTTaaactttgtgtgtgtgtgtgtgtgtgtagacCTGGTTATGAGTACAAATATAATGATACATGAAATACTTACACAGCATGATGGGCCACACTTATGCTTCTGAATGCACATTTAGCCTACTTAAGGACGGAGCACCTATTGAGCCTACTGAGGGCTCTAACAATGAATGCTACAGGTAGTCTGTATCTTACTGTGGACTTTGCTAGACACAGATATGGACTCAGGAGTGTAATATTAGATAATAAGACTTAGGGGTTGGATCTGTTCTTCCTTGTCTACTCCAAGCCACCTAACTATTTATGGATTTTGAGAAGTTCGTGTCAtgaacaggaaagcaaaaagcttgTTTGGCTAGTCATCTAGAATGATCCCCTTTACAACCTGCCAGAGCAAACCTGCTCTAGAATCAAAGCACCACCCTGGGAACATATTTTGGGAAGATACTTACAGCAGCCTATCcaaaaagggagagaaaccGATGGAAGTGTCTGTGAAGTAAATACGTGTGAAACAATTGGACCAAATtgttgatttttatcttttctctgtAGTGTTTACAAAAGTGAAGTGGATGGAGTGAAAAAATGATAACTTTTGAAAAGAGCGGTATAAGAAAGGTTCCCCtgctgaatttttttcatgATCTTTCCTCTGTAGTACTCATTCACTAGGTCTTCTCAAAAATGGCGTTTTCTTCTCCCTGAGGCTCCACCATGAAATAACGATGATCAGCCATTATTGTATATCCTAGTATTAGGATAATCCATTGCTTGCCGGGAGTGTTAGCATTAACTATTTTGTTGCAGAAGAtacagccttctcctctccacaGCTGTGACAGAAATAGGCACTTTCCTATCTCCCTTCTAACCCATGCTCTGTCATTTAGGAATAGACATTGCCTGAAGAAGACCACGTTTGTCAGGGTCTAGACAACTCAACCCTGAAGCATCATGACAGGTATTAATGCAGTATATGTATttaggaggggaaggagagttTCAGCTGTGTTCTGAGGGGTAAGGATGGGAATGCTTATGCTTTATACAACTATTGATATAGTGGCATATACATTTTATGTACAAATAATCAAGTTcaattagatttttatttctggcttTCCCCTCACAATGATTCTTTCCACCACTCaaattctgctgtgttttgttatGAAATTCACTCTTTTCCTGAACGTGTGAGCTGACTGTCATCAGCAGATGTTTAGATGgatattttaattcttcattgGAATAAACCTAGTTATCTGATCTCCAAGGGACTGAGAGTCAAAACCCTAACTTCTTTCCAATCCTGAACAGCTTTATTGAGCCACTGCTTCCTTATTTTACAGTGCTTTAACTATGTCTGTCTTTAATTGTACTCTGGTATAATACAGTCATAGCTGCTGAGTACTTGATAATCACAAGTTATTTTGCAAACAGGCTGATCCAGTTGGTGTATATATCCTATAGGGAGTGCAGCTATTGCAAGAACCTCTTACTATTGAAAGTCCTGCAGACAGACAGAAGTCCACTTGCATATGTGCAGACTGTGATGGtgatagggaaaaaaaccccacaaaatcaGTCTTACTTTCTGGCAAAGATACTAGTGTGTTAAAATATGTGCTCTGCTTAGGAAAGTATTAACTTAAAAAAAGTTTCTCCTGATGTGGAAAGAGTTTATTCTACTTATTAAAGCAATGTGCTGAGTTTATGCAGGTCAGCAAAATGCACCCGCGCGAGTCTATGGTTTTAGACAAATGCTTTGTCTTACTTGCCTGTGTTTCCTCAAGAGTAAAATTAGAATAATGATCATTTGGTGAATAGCGTCATGAGGGTAAGCTGCTTCTAGGATGGGAATTTACCCCAGGAGAACCTTGTGTAAAGATCAGCTTAGTCTGGTTATGGTAGGACTTGTACCtctctgtatttcagagctTCATTTCAGAGAGATGATTGAACACAACAGTTGATGAcatttttaacatgtaaaaTAAGCTGTGGTAAGTTACTGTGTTCACCGTTCTGCATTAAATCTTAGAGacttcaaagctgaaaaaatcTTTGgtcagaaagtaaaaataatgttaaatatcacacatatttcttttaaactctaaatttttttaggttttaaagTATCTGTGTACATATCCCTCTACCACTTTGAGCTTGAAGGCCATTTTAGgatcattttaaaaaaacatcaaTCAACAAAGTCCATATGTTTTGGAAAAGCTTCATAACCTGAAAGGCTGCTTTGATGAGGGAATGACTGTGTTTCgtatgcttttttctttcatttaaagcacaaagaataacaaatgaatgcaaatgcaaagaaaacaaatgctatGGGGATATCTGATTCCTTTAAGCTCAGTTCTCTGTAACTGTTTGATTGTGACATTTCTGGTACAGTCCTTTGGGAACAGACCCTTCAATGGAAACAAAATCCTTCAATGAGAGATTCTCTGTTAGTCATCTTGATATTGAGACATGTGTGAGGGCAGAAACTCTCCCTGTTTAACCTCTTTTAAGGGCAGCATCATTTCTCTAAACTGTCTAAACAGCAATGGAAACCTCAATggttctaattatttttttttttttttgtgatctGATAGGCATAtaagaggaagcagaaatgaaaacaatacCCTTATCATAAATCCTAGAGATCCTACAGGTAAAACTTAAATGATGTGTGTGGGCCAGACATTTAGAACGGATTCTTCTATGCCTGCACAGCGGGGGTAGCATGAAGAAAggcattttcatcttttcacttctttctcctcctcactTTTCCTTGTCCTTTTCCTGAGGTATAATAATACGCCTGAAGTACAGGAAGAAAGGAACGGAcatgaaaacatctgaaagaaTGTACTTGTGAAGGCTCAGTCACAGCAGAGCACAACTATAGCGTGTCCAAATGGTGAGGAGCATGACTGTAGATAGATACTAGAAGGACATCACCACCACACTGGCTGAGGAATTATTTAGGGCTGTCCAAGGggataaatatgaaataaacagGGTAACAACCATGACATTGCAGTGTCTTTATACATACCGTGTTGAATTGTTCTGAGTAGAATACTGAGGAAAATTCcacaaagtgaaatatttagaaaaactGAGAAGATTCCCAAGAAGTGTGTTTGGCTTCTGTTGTCTGAGTCAGGCAGAGCTAGGCTGAGCCAAGTGCTATAAAATATAGCACTAGGACCACTTCTctgctggaagaggaggaggcagacTGGATGACCTCATATCATAGCTAAGTCTGTGAAAACAAATCTCACCAAGAGctaaaaaagggatttttataTCCATTAGGTTTCCTGTCTATGCTTGAAAGTACTTTACTTCATCCCAGGGCTCCTAAAGCtgtttgtaaatatttcatGGAGTTCAGAGGGTCTCTCCCACTTCAGTTGTTGTTTCTGTGGGTCTGATGTTTGCTTTATGGGCTGTTTCAGTAAATAGGCTTTTAATGGTATTAAGAGCAAAAACCACCTGAGGTCCAGAAAGTCTAAAATCCATTCTGCTGCCACACACAATGGTGTGTTGATGCAAATACGTAATTGCAAATGCATCACATTCCTTAGTTTCCACTACAGTCTTGCCTGGATAAAAATGAATGGGGCCCCTTGGCCCCCAGCTTTCAAAAGTGGATGTCTAAAATGCAATTCTAGATTCAAGCATGCAACTTTAGAAACTGTGTGAATATTGAGTATCTCCAACTGGTATCAATGGGACTTACCTCTGCGTAACAGCTAGGTAAATCCTATGGCAAGCGTACAGGGTCGTAGTCCCCTTTAGCCTTTGACTAATGGTGGTCTCTTCAGGACAGGACTGATGAAACAACATTTCTCTAGAGACTGTCATATGTATGCATGCACTAGCTGCTTCCCCAGTGATATTCAGTGTTGATCAGAATAGTATTAGGCTGTCTGGGTACCATGAATTggtttctgcagaaaagagagCTAAAGGTGGCTTAAGGAAAGCCTCACCCACTGCGAGATTGGAGTGGTACAGTTGAGGTGTGCTGTGCTGACATCTGGGTGACGCCATCTTATTTACAACCAGCAACTATTTTGGACAAGGTGcaacatttcttatttctataCATGCATGGGAAGGAGCCTGTGTGTGACAGGAGCCTGTGTGTGACAGGCAGCAtcaagctgctgctcagggtaTTTCTGAGGGAGCAGCAGGCAATGACAGGGATGATCTGAAAGGTGCGAGGGTATTGCATTCAGCAGTGAGCTGGCTAGTTAACAGAGAAGTttatgatatattttttttatttaaaaaaaataatttctaagatGTCAGAGTCTATGCTGGCTTTTTATTTAACTAGAAGAGATATGACTGATGTTTCTTAGCATTACGTTCAGTTTGTAGGCATAGGAGCATTTACAAGAAGACTCCAACCTAAAGCAGTATTCAGCTGGCTTGTCCAAACTGACACATTTATATCGGAGAGGAGCCCATGAATGAGGCAGTGCAGATGCCACCTAGACAGATGACATCTCTTGCGTGAGTGGATGGGAGGTGGCTGATAGGCAGGCTGCGTGTGAGGTAGCATGTGTTATTTCTTGGCTGTCTGTCCTGGTTCTGCTTAGTGCAACTGATGTGCAAGTAAGCGTTGTTCACAAGCTCTAAACTTCACAAATGGTTTTTCAACGAACAGCATAAACCAAAAAGTACTAATGAGGCTACGGAATGACAGAGTTGTTACTAACAACCAGAAAGTAACACCACagcctctttatttttctgcttttgcacttAGTCATTCTACTTACATGCTGTGATGTTGGCCAAAATACTGCTCTGTTGCCTGACACCAATACAGCCAACAGTGCGATGTGTCTCTGTATTTTCGAACTCAAATTGTGTGATAGCATCGTCAAGTTTATTAATAAACATTAACGCCCTCTGAGGACACATAGTAGGGTATTGACTAGCCATGCAAACCACTTACAAATAAGATAAAACAAAGATCTAAGCTGGAGCCTTGTAGAATTCCCACAGAGGGGGTTAACAGAAATGGTGTTCATTTACCAAAACAAATGTGTCTTCTGGAGAGAGAAGTCATATTATATTAAAATGGAATAACCACATCCGAGGGCCTTTAGCATAACCGCAAGCTTCAAGCAACCCACAGCATCAAAAACATCAAGAGGTCATTGACCACTGCACCAGAAATTTTGCCTTAGGCCAAGTGTATACTCGCAGGAGCAATGACAATATAGCAGCATGGTTCAGAGACTGTCCCAATTCCCACACAGTTGGCAGGCAGCTTGCCTTGATGGGAGAGGCTAAATGTCTGTGAGGCTTGTGCTGTTCTGGTGGTAGCGAGGATTAAAAGACAAGGATGGATTATGAACCGTGACACTGACTCTGTCAGCAAAAGACACCTATGTTTAAATACATCAGAGGTGTATTTTACAACATgagtgtttatttaaaaaggtTATCCATCCTATGTGACCTATCACCAAAGAGTAACTCTTAAAACTCCAGCAACATGGGGTTTTGCTCTGAGTAACCGTGATCAGTCACAATGTTCTCTCTCGTCCACGTCAAAGCTGCAGTTTCTGGGTTTGATTTATATTATTGATTTAGGCTTTTTGGACACTTGAAGTTTCCTCACTCCAGGCCAATACCAACCCTAATGGACTTTTCCTGCTCAGCGAAGAGACTAGAAACCGAAAGGTGCAGTTACTATCTAAACTGTTAATATATCAGAGGTGTAGAGAGTTACCAACCTGTCTGTAAAGTACTGGAGAATCAAATTACAGCAGGTATTCAGGCCAAGAGAAGCTCAGCTAGCTTGGATATTATGAAGATCCTTCAACATAAATGAACAGTCATTTTCTGAACAGCAAAATAACTTGTTTGAGGTGGTATCCTTTCCTGCCCTTTCTTGGAACTCGCTCAATCTCATTAGCAGTTTTTTGTGCCTAAATGGGATGGGTTTGAGTTATGAAACGTGACTGTTCGCACTGGAATAATAATATGAGAAATC
The window above is part of the Strigops habroptila isolate Jane chromosome 3, bStrHab1.2.pri, whole genome shotgun sequence genome. Proteins encoded here:
- the MRPS33 gene encoding 28S ribosomal protein S33, mitochondrial — translated: MSNVSSYALRMARLSAQIFGEVVRPTDSKSMKVVKLFSEQPLAKRKEVYDWYPPHNTYYALMKKLRYFGLYRDEHQDFKEEMRRLKKLRGKEKPKKGEGKRALKKK